In Sphingobacteriaceae bacterium, the following proteins share a genomic window:
- a CDS encoding efflux transporter periplasmic adaptor subunit, translated as MNFKLYLAVICLATLSFTACKDKAKEEVSQTFVLSDTMLKRCEFTKVKTEDVKSELKLFGKVEADNNKMAHVYPITGGIVARINVELGDHVNEGQLLAIVRSSEVADFQRQLLDARSDVALSEKNLQVARDLFAGKLNSEKDVLASEKELEKAKAEFNRITEVYSIYHLKEGSEYRMTAPISGFIIRKDITQNEELRSDRAEEVFTIAQISEVWILANVNESNISKVEVGYEADVQTLSYPDKIFKGKVDKIFNVIDPTTKAMKILIKINNPDLLLKPEMNATVNLRFSEKKQLIAVPSSAVLFDKNKYWVMVFKSKTHIETRQVEVYHQLGNITYITSGLNAYDNVISKNGLLIYDALND; from the coding sequence ATGAACTTCAAATTATATCTGGCAGTTATCTGCCTCGCAACTCTAAGCTTCACAGCCTGTAAAGACAAAGCCAAAGAAGAGGTTTCACAAACCTTTGTACTTTCTGATACTATGCTCAAACGTTGTGAATTTACCAAAGTAAAAACGGAGGACGTAAAAAGTGAGCTTAAGCTTTTTGGAAAAGTAGAAGCTGACAACAATAAAATGGCGCACGTTTACCCCATCACCGGAGGAATTGTAGCCCGGATTAATGTGGAATTAGGCGACCATGTAAACGAAGGGCAGCTACTGGCTATAGTAAGAAGTAGTGAGGTAGCAGATTTTCAACGTCAGCTATTGGACGCACGTTCGGATGTGGCACTCAGTGAAAAAAACCTACAGGTGGCCAGAGACCTTTTTGCCGGAAAATTAAATTCAGAAAAAGACGTATTAGCTTCTGAAAAAGAATTAGAAAAAGCAAAAGCAGAGTTTAACCGGATCACCGAAGTATATTCTATCTACCACTTGAAAGAAGGTTCAGAGTACCGTATGACGGCTCCCATAAGTGGATTTATTATCCGAAAAGACATTACCCAGAACGAAGAATTGAGAAGCGATCGTGCCGAAGAAGTTTTTACAATAGCACAAATTAGTGAAGTGTGGATTTTAGCGAATGTAAATGAATCTAATATTTCAAAAGTAGAAGTAGGTTACGAGGCCGACGTTCAGACTTTAAGTTATCCCGACAAAATATTCAAAGGAAAAGTAGATAAGATCTTTAACGTTATTGATCCGACAACTAAAGCGATGAAAATTCTCATCAAAATAAATAATCCCGATCTTTTATTAAAACCAGAAATGAATGCGACGGTAAACCTCCGTTTCTCTGAAAAGAAACAACTTATTGCAGTGCCTTCGAGTGCAGTTTTATTCGACAAAAATAAATATTGGGTAATGGTTTTTAAATCAAAAACTCACATTGAAACCAGGCAGGTAGAAGTCTATCACCAGTTAGGAAACATAACTTATATCACTTCCGGACTTAACGCATATGACAATGTTATCTCCAAAAACGGCTTGCTAATTTACGATGCGTTGAACGATTAA